In Streptomyces alboniger, the following are encoded in one genomic region:
- a CDS encoding ABC transporter ATP-binding protein: protein MATVTFDKATRIYPGSEKPAVDGLDIEIEDGEFLVLVGPSGCGKSTSLRMLAGLEDVNDGAIRIGERDVTHLPPKDRDIAMVFQNYALYPHMTVADNMGFALKIAGVNKAEIRQKVEDAAKILDLTEYLGRKPKALSGGQRQRVAMGRAIVREPQVFLMDEPLSNLDAKLRVSTRTQIASLQRRLGITTVYVTHDQVEAMTMGDRVAVLKDGLLQQIDSPRNMYDRPANLFVAGFIGSPAMNLVEVPITDGGVKFGNSVVPVNREALAAAADRGDRTVTVGVRPEHFDIVEQDGAVATSLSKETEDAPAGLAVSVNVVEELGADGYVYGSAEVGGEHKDLVVRVNGRRVPAKGAQLHVVPRPGETHVFSTSTGERLSD from the coding sequence ATGGCCACTGTTACGTTCGACAAGGCGACCCGGATCTACCCGGGTTCCGAGAAGCCCGCCGTCGACGGCCTCGACATCGAGATCGAGGACGGCGAGTTCCTCGTACTCGTCGGCCCGTCCGGCTGCGGCAAGTCCACCTCCCTGCGCATGCTCGCGGGCCTGGAGGACGTGAACGACGGCGCGATCCGCATCGGGGAGCGCGACGTCACGCACCTGCCGCCGAAGGACCGGGACATCGCCATGGTGTTCCAGAACTACGCGCTCTACCCGCACATGACCGTCGCCGACAACATGGGCTTCGCCCTCAAGATCGCCGGCGTCAACAAGGCCGAGATCCGCCAGAAGGTCGAGGACGCGGCGAAGATCCTGGACCTCACCGAGTACCTGGGCCGCAAGCCCAAGGCGCTCTCCGGCGGTCAGCGCCAGCGCGTCGCCATGGGCCGCGCCATCGTGCGCGAGCCCCAGGTGTTCCTCATGGACGAGCCGCTGTCCAACCTCGACGCCAAGCTGCGCGTGTCGACCCGTACGCAGATCGCCTCGCTCCAGCGCCGCCTCGGCATCACCACCGTGTACGTCACGCACGACCAGGTCGAGGCCATGACCATGGGCGACCGCGTGGCCGTCCTCAAGGACGGGCTCCTCCAGCAGATCGACTCGCCCCGCAACATGTACGACCGCCCGGCCAACCTCTTCGTCGCGGGCTTCATCGGCTCCCCAGCCATGAACCTCGTCGAGGTCCCGATCACCGACGGCGGCGTGAAGTTCGGCAACTCCGTGGTGCCGGTCAACCGCGAGGCCCTGGCCGCCGCCGCGGACCGGGGCGACCGCACGGTCACCGTGGGCGTCCGCCCGGAGCACTTCGACATCGTCGAGCAGGACGGTGCCGTCGCGACGTCCCTCTCCAAGGAGACCGAGGACGCCCCGGCCGGCCTCGCCGTCTCCGTCAACGTCGTCGAGGAGCTGGGCGCCGACGGCTACGTCTACGGCTCCGCCGAGGTCGGCGGGGAGCACAAGGACCTCGTGGTCCGCGTCAACGGCCGCCGCGTCCCGGCCAAGGGCGCCCAGCTGCACGTCGTACCGCGTCCGGGTGAGACCCACGTGTTCTCCACCTCCACGGGCGAGCGCCTCTCCGACTGA
- a CDS encoding nucleotidyltransferase family protein, producing MTTLNPTQAVVLAGGQGSRLRPYTDDRPKPMVEIPGTGTPIIGHQLAWLAAEGVTDAVVSCGHLAEVLQEWLDSADLPLNVTTVVEKEPLGRGGGLKYAARHLPHADQPWYATNGDIWTRFSLRDMAAFHAERDATATLALARPRIPWGAVETDAFGHITDFIEAPPSPYLINAGVYVFSSSFTALLPDLGDHERTTFPRLAREKRLAGFPLPQGAYWRAIDTAKDLTEAAKELAAQAR from the coding sequence ATGACCACGCTGAACCCCACGCAGGCCGTAGTCCTGGCCGGAGGCCAAGGCTCCCGCCTCCGGCCGTACACCGACGACCGGCCCAAGCCGATGGTCGAGATCCCCGGCACGGGGACCCCGATCATCGGCCATCAGCTTGCCTGGCTGGCCGCGGAGGGCGTGACCGACGCCGTCGTCTCCTGCGGCCACCTCGCCGAGGTCCTCCAGGAGTGGCTGGACTCCGCCGACCTCCCGCTGAACGTCACCACGGTCGTCGAGAAGGAACCCCTCGGCCGCGGCGGCGGCCTCAAGTACGCCGCCCGCCACCTCCCCCACGCCGACCAGCCCTGGTACGCGACGAACGGCGACATCTGGACCCGCTTCTCGCTGCGCGACATGGCGGCCTTCCACGCCGAGCGCGACGCCACCGCGACCCTCGCACTGGCCCGCCCCCGCATCCCGTGGGGCGCCGTCGAGACGGACGCGTTCGGCCACATCACGGACTTCATCGAGGCCCCGCCGTCCCCGTACCTCATCAACGCGGGTGTCTACGTATTCTCCTCGTCGTTCACCGCGCTCCTGCCCGACCTCGGCGACCACGAGCGCACCACGTTCCCGCGCCTGGCCCGCGAGAAGCGCCTGGCGGGCTTCCCGCTGCCGCAGGGTGCCTACTGGCGCGCGATCGACACCGCGAAGGACCTCACCGAGGCCGCCAAGGAACTGGCCGCACAGGCCCGTTGA
- a CDS encoding class I SAM-dependent methyltransferase, translated as MPVPHDIPAETELWDTFAKSAFDAEAEPKFCWTQYADHGPGAELLGSPDSALEIGCGTGRALAHLAQQGVKATGVDLSPRMAQLAGERWAPLGVRIEHAEILDWLATDTGRYDAVYSIFGAVWFTDPSRLFPLVHKHLVPGGVFVFSQPPAIPGAYGPQGMYKGGFAGKAMFTYRYSYKPAVWERHLTRAGFAEAEARIVDAPKEGHIGTLIVSAQA; from the coding sequence GTGCCCGTACCCCACGACATCCCCGCCGAGACCGAACTCTGGGACACCTTCGCCAAGAGCGCGTTCGACGCCGAGGCGGAGCCGAAATTCTGCTGGACCCAGTACGCCGACCACGGACCTGGGGCTGAGCTGCTCGGCTCACCCGATTCGGCTCTGGAGATCGGCTGCGGCACCGGCCGCGCCCTCGCTCACCTCGCGCAGCAGGGTGTGAAGGCGACCGGCGTGGACCTGTCGCCGCGCATGGCGCAGCTGGCGGGGGAGCGGTGGGCGCCGCTCGGCGTCCGGATCGAGCACGCGGAGATCCTTGACTGGCTCGCCACCGACACCGGCCGGTACGACGCGGTGTACTCCATCTTCGGCGCGGTCTGGTTCACCGACCCGTCCCGGCTCTTCCCGCTCGTCCACAAGCACCTAGTCCCAGGCGGGGTGTTCGTATTCTCCCAGCCACCGGCCATCCCGGGCGCCTATGGTCCGCAGGGCATGTACAAAGGCGGCTTCGCGGGGAAGGCGATGTTCACTTACCGGTACAGCTACAAGCCCGCAGTGTGGGAGCGGCACCTGACCCGGGCGGGGTTCGCCGAGGCGGAGGCCCGGATCGTCGACGCCCCGAAGGAAGGGCACATCGGCACACTGATCGTCAGCGCGCAAGCCTGA
- a CDS encoding helix-turn-helix domain-containing protein: MGAVFRHVQQYSGASQARIAATVGMTQARVNEVINGRREVTRLAVYERIAEGLLMPDDARHLLGLAASRERSRGGAAFDLAAFPEVVRVYEAQASAAEEIQQNARCAEELDILAVRGLGLIGLNDSLLRSTCLPLEQGGKGLRVRVALLDPDGEALKQRAAEIGESAESLASGVRLAEARLRELHTEGCDVAVFRYKMLPTWRLIRTDGTHFVGAFDAGWEGHESATYKVMATPHGPLFRGFRRMFEAVLAEAQRTV; the protein is encoded by the coding sequence ATGGGCGCCGTCTTCCGGCACGTTCAGCAGTACTCCGGGGCCAGCCAGGCCCGTATCGCTGCAACCGTCGGCATGACCCAGGCCCGTGTCAACGAAGTCATCAACGGCCGAAGGGAGGTGACACGCCTTGCTGTGTACGAGCGCATTGCCGAAGGACTGCTCATGCCCGACGACGCACGCCATCTGCTCGGACTCGCGGCCAGCCGTGAGAGGAGCCGAGGCGGCGCCGCATTCGACTTGGCGGCGTTTCCCGAAGTCGTCCGCGTCTATGAGGCGCAGGCCTCCGCGGCCGAGGAAATCCAGCAGAACGCACGCTGTGCCGAAGAACTGGACATCCTCGCTGTGCGAGGGCTGGGGCTGATCGGCCTGAACGACAGTCTTCTGCGTTCCACCTGTCTGCCGCTAGAGCAAGGCGGGAAGGGTCTGCGTGTTCGCGTGGCGTTGCTTGACCCTGACGGCGAAGCCCTGAAGCAGCGCGCGGCCGAGATCGGCGAGTCGGCTGAATCCCTGGCTAGCGGCGTGCGGCTGGCGGAGGCCCGGCTGCGGGAACTGCACACGGAGGGATGCGATGTGGCGGTGTTCCGGTACAAGATGCTGCCGACATGGCGCCTGATCCGTACCGACGGCACCCATTTCGTGGGCGCGTTCGACGCAGGCTGGGAGGGGCACGAGTCAGCCACGTACAAGGTGATGGCGACACCGCACGGTCCGCTATTCCGCGGGTTCCGGCGGATGTTCGAGGCGGTCCTGGCAGAGGCGCAGCGCACAGTGTGA
- the cyaB gene encoding class IV adenylate cyclase, which produces MIEAELKARVQEPEQVMRLLDGRARARSEVYRDTYYDRPDGLLAAADEELRVRTIHGEAGTRTVLTFKGAAVDVASGSKPEHETGVDDAEAAHAILRGLGYVEVIAFEKRCRNYDFEAGERRMLATLVRVPEIEGTFLEVETLVVEADVEAALDDIRGVLADLGIGDEDLTREAYTRAVAKQRK; this is translated from the coding sequence GTGATCGAGGCCGAGCTGAAGGCGCGGGTCCAGGAGCCGGAACAGGTCATGAGGCTGCTGGACGGTCGCGCACGGGCACGGAGCGAGGTGTACCGGGATACGTATTACGACCGCCCGGACGGTCTCCTTGCCGCAGCCGATGAGGAGCTGCGCGTGCGCACGATTCACGGCGAGGCTGGCACCCGTACTGTTCTGACGTTCAAGGGGGCGGCGGTCGATGTGGCGTCTGGATCCAAACCAGAGCACGAAACCGGTGTCGATGACGCTGAGGCAGCACACGCCATCTTGCGGGGCCTTGGTTACGTCGAAGTCATCGCGTTCGAGAAGCGGTGCCGTAACTACGACTTCGAGGCGGGCGAACGGCGGATGCTTGCCACCTTGGTGAGGGTTCCCGAGATCGAGGGGACGTTCCTGGAGGTTGAGACGCTCGTCGTTGAGGCCGACGTAGAGGCGGCCCTGGACGACATCCGGGGCGTCTTGGCGGACCTCGGTATTGGCGACGAGGATTTGACGCGCGAGGCGTATACGCGCGCCGTCGCAAAGCAACGCAAGTAA
- a CDS encoding aminoglycoside phosphotransferase family protein, protein MIDIRVPDGLVESQHLYAGEAGRAFIDVLPARVREFAERWELTPDGDPMHGQAALVLPVLRADGTPAVVKFQVLDEETEGEPVALRLWDGDGAVRLLDHDARTGTMLLERLDQGRMLSTTSDTRAAVLVIAELLARLTAGPAPEGMRRLGDIAAEMVDDLPGALKAIPDPAERAIVERCGGAVREVMGEAGDRMLHWDLHFENVLASEREPWLAIDPKPLAGDPGFDLWPALDNRFEPHEVLWRFDAMTEVLGLDRERARAWTLGRVLQNSLWEIEDGRPLVPDHMETARRLLGR, encoded by the coding sequence GTGATCGACATTCGCGTTCCGGACGGGCTGGTCGAGTCGCAGCATCTGTACGCCGGTGAGGCGGGGCGCGCCTTCATCGACGTACTGCCCGCGCGCGTACGGGAGTTCGCCGAGCGGTGGGAGCTGACACCCGACGGGGATCCGATGCACGGCCAGGCCGCGCTCGTGCTGCCCGTGCTGCGCGCCGACGGCACGCCCGCCGTGGTCAAGTTCCAGGTCCTGGACGAGGAGACCGAGGGCGAGCCGGTCGCGCTGCGGCTGTGGGACGGCGACGGGGCCGTCCGGCTCCTGGACCACGACGCCCGCACCGGCACGATGCTGCTCGAACGCCTCGACCAGGGGCGGATGTTGTCGACGACGTCCGACACGCGCGCGGCCGTGCTCGTCATCGCGGAACTCCTCGCCCGGCTGACCGCGGGGCCCGCCCCGGAAGGCATGCGGCGGCTCGGCGACATCGCGGCCGAGATGGTCGACGACCTGCCCGGGGCCCTGAAGGCGATCCCCGACCCGGCCGAACGCGCGATCGTGGAGCGGTGCGGGGGCGCGGTGCGCGAGGTCATGGGCGAGGCCGGTGACCGGATGCTCCACTGGGACCTGCACTTCGAGAACGTACTGGCGTCGGAGCGTGAGCCGTGGCTCGCCATCGACCCCAAACCCCTCGCGGGTGACCCCGGGTTCGACCTCTGGCCGGCCCTCGACAACCGATTCGAGCCGCACGAGGTGTTGTGGCGGTTCGACGCGATGACCGAGGTTCTGGGTCTTGACCGGGAGCGTGCGCGCGCCTGGACGCTCGGGCGGGTGCTCCAGAACTCGCTGTGGGAGATCGAGGACGGGCGGCCGCTGGTGCCGGACCACATGGAGACCGCGCGGCGGCTCCTGGGGCGGTGA
- a CDS encoding Tat pathway signal protein — MSTALLLALTALLALLVPSALPTTAAHAAEPECAPLALAPFGDPGGAVGRAKVAPDGSACHTFTATEAGLHLIPLDSGNNKTYVQVNAGAKKIDCADDICDLPEAGDYTVRVSNNGWEEADTAVTVVPLGDTRGCAESVGTSWDRPTDPRTAVSALQVGCQPFDAEPGDRVRLTHGSEVYGDSAAWITDATGHRICDAPEEGENSCVLPGKGPYRVLSRVTYTEKGFPAAYAVKVRRLNNAQGCPSSPVRPYGPLEAQEFTKTPCFTVTAEKAGRYLIDSVNGKTATEKPVRVYDSSGKTVCRTTDDGCHLPTAGTYTAVLDGPSPFHDTPSGLVVLDSASGRGCVKADMGSHRGELSADGQYDCLELATPENARVAALTALDASGVDPAVEVLDSEGVRRCGAERLAAGDCALTGTAPYRALVHADGNPRTGPYAVALHRTDAANDCPVLPAGSFTADGAKAAFSTGNGVFSRCLTIPADAHSSREVLQLVATSGDVPARFSVLDSAGKRVCERYATTNGWVVCPLTPGTAHTVLVTGRDKAAEYTLTRRDVTSTASSAGCAKTSAAKVGGPSVKGPYDTPGSLRCHQVTTSAAGDVLHVDVRDALGTANIMVLDGDGAMECSWRNRSCAVTGSTTHQVLVQTPANLKAAPEYRLDALRVATADGPAAECAKVPSVAYGYGPVTGTLDESHTAVCAVLPTSRNDFFDAEISDTTGSPEKAVPALYNSSWTNGCYGVSRGGYQCGVNESPDTPKKPSVLVLGLPEKASATSYRATLKCSSARCGDEKVTVTGLTPTTAPSGTKPTLTVTGTALHPDFTVRLTQARKTLTATTKSVSADNRRLKATLDLTDIPAGEWHISVYANGQYQLGTFTVTEPELTNTTTPKITGTATVGSEVTADPGTWSPTPSSYTYQWKADGETIEGATAAAYKIPAKYLDKKLSVTVTAHAASRNATATSTPVTIAKGAAPRATKKPEITGTAKVGKTLKTTKGTWSPAPGTYSYQWYANGTKITGATKPSLVLKSAQHGKKITAKVTAHRPGHLDGKATSKATGTVTR; from the coding sequence GTGTCCACCGCACTGCTACTCGCCCTGACCGCGCTGCTGGCCCTGTTGGTGCCGTCCGCACTGCCGACGACCGCCGCCCACGCCGCCGAACCGGAGTGCGCGCCGCTCGCCCTCGCCCCGTTCGGCGACCCGGGCGGTGCGGTCGGCAGAGCGAAGGTCGCGCCCGACGGGTCCGCCTGCCACACCTTCACCGCCACCGAGGCCGGTCTCCACCTCATCCCGCTCGACAGCGGCAACAACAAGACGTACGTCCAGGTAAACGCCGGCGCCAAAAAGATCGACTGCGCCGACGACATCTGCGACCTGCCAGAAGCGGGCGACTACACCGTGCGGGTCTCCAACAACGGCTGGGAGGAGGCCGACACCGCCGTCACCGTGGTGCCGCTCGGCGACACCCGCGGCTGCGCCGAGTCCGTCGGCACCTCATGGGACAGGCCGACCGACCCCCGAACCGCCGTCAGCGCCCTGCAAGTCGGCTGCCAGCCCTTCGACGCCGAGCCCGGCGACCGCGTCCGGCTCACCCACGGCAGCGAGGTCTACGGCGACTCCGCGGCCTGGATCACCGACGCCACCGGGCACCGGATCTGCGACGCGCCCGAGGAGGGCGAGAACAGCTGCGTACTGCCCGGCAAGGGCCCCTACCGCGTCCTGTCGCGCGTCACGTACACCGAGAAGGGCTTCCCCGCCGCGTACGCGGTCAAGGTGCGCCGCCTGAACAACGCCCAGGGCTGCCCCTCCTCCCCGGTGCGGCCGTACGGACCGCTGGAGGCACAGGAGTTCACCAAGACGCCCTGCTTCACCGTCACCGCCGAGAAGGCGGGCCGGTACCTCATCGACTCCGTCAACGGCAAAACCGCCACGGAGAAGCCCGTCCGCGTGTACGACAGCTCCGGGAAAACCGTCTGCCGCACGACCGACGACGGCTGCCACCTGCCCACCGCCGGCACCTACACCGCCGTCCTCGACGGCCCGAGCCCCTTCCACGACACACCGAGCGGCCTGGTCGTCCTCGACAGCGCGTCCGGCCGCGGCTGCGTGAAGGCGGACATGGGCTCGCACCGGGGCGAGTTGAGCGCGGACGGACAGTACGACTGCCTGGAGCTCGCCACGCCCGAGAACGCCCGGGTCGCGGCGCTCACCGCGCTCGACGCCTCCGGGGTCGACCCGGCCGTCGAGGTCCTCGACAGCGAGGGCGTCCGGCGCTGCGGCGCGGAGCGGCTCGCGGCAGGCGACTGCGCGCTCACCGGCACCGCCCCCTACCGCGCGCTCGTCCACGCGGACGGCAACCCCCGCACCGGCCCGTACGCCGTCGCCCTGCACCGCACGGACGCGGCGAACGACTGCCCCGTCCTGCCCGCGGGCAGCTTCACCGCCGACGGCGCGAAGGCCGCCTTCTCCACCGGGAACGGCGTCTTCTCGCGCTGCCTGACCATCCCGGCCGACGCCCACTCCTCACGCGAGGTGCTGCAACTCGTCGCCACCTCCGGTGACGTGCCCGCCAGGTTCTCCGTGCTCGACTCGGCCGGCAAGCGCGTCTGCGAGCGCTACGCCACCACCAACGGCTGGGTGGTGTGCCCGCTGACTCCCGGCACGGCCCACACCGTCCTGGTCACCGGCCGCGACAAGGCCGCCGAGTACACCCTGACGCGGCGCGACGTGACGTCGACGGCCTCGTCCGCGGGTTGCGCGAAGACCTCGGCGGCCAAGGTGGGCGGCCCGTCCGTGAAGGGCCCGTACGACACTCCTGGCTCCCTGCGCTGCCACCAGGTCACCACCTCCGCGGCCGGTGACGTCCTGCACGTCGATGTACGGGACGCGCTGGGCACCGCCAACATCATGGTCCTGGACGGCGACGGCGCGATGGAGTGCTCCTGGCGCAACCGCTCCTGCGCGGTCACCGGCTCCACGACCCACCAGGTCCTCGTGCAGACCCCGGCGAACCTGAAGGCGGCACCCGAGTACCGCCTCGACGCCCTGCGCGTGGCCACCGCGGACGGCCCCGCGGCCGAGTGCGCCAAGGTGCCTTCGGTCGCGTACGGCTACGGCCCCGTCACCGGCACCCTCGACGAGTCGCACACGGCCGTGTGCGCGGTCCTGCCCACGTCGCGGAACGACTTCTTCGATGCCGAGATCAGCGACACCACCGGCTCCCCCGAGAAGGCGGTCCCCGCGCTGTACAACAGCTCCTGGACCAACGGCTGCTACGGCGTCAGCCGCGGGGGCTACCAATGCGGTGTGAACGAGTCCCCCGATACTCCGAAGAAGCCCTCCGTGCTCGTCCTCGGCCTCCCGGAGAAGGCCTCCGCCACCTCCTACCGCGCCACGCTGAAGTGCTCGTCCGCCCGCTGCGGCGACGAGAAGGTCACCGTCACCGGCCTGACGCCCACCACGGCGCCCAGCGGCACCAAACCCACGCTCACGGTGACGGGCACCGCCCTCCACCCCGACTTCACGGTCCGGCTCACCCAGGCGCGCAAGACCCTCACGGCCACGACGAAGTCGGTGTCGGCCGACAACCGCAGGCTGAAGGCGACGCTCGACCTGACGGACATCCCCGCCGGCGAATGGCACATCAGCGTCTACGCGAACGGGCAATACCAGCTCGGCACGTTCACCGTCACCGAACCGGAGCTGACGAACACCACCACACCCAAGATCACGGGTACCGCCACCGTCGGCTCCGAGGTCACCGCCGACCCCGGCACCTGGTCACCCACCCCGTCCTCGTACACCTACCAGTGGAAGGCGGACGGCGAGACCATCGAGGGCGCCACGGCCGCGGCGTACAAGATCCCGGCGAAGTACCTGGACAAGAAGCTGAGCGTCACGGTCACCGCCCACGCGGCTTCGCGGAACGCGACCGCGACCTCCACCCCGGTGACGATCGCCAAGGGCGCCGCGCCCAGGGCCACGAAGAAGCCGGAGATCACCGGCACCGCCAAGGTCGGCAAGACCCTCAAGACCACGAAGGGCACCTGGTCGCCCGCCCCGGGCACGTACTCCTACCAGTGGTACGCGAACGGCACGAAGATCACCGGCGCGACCAAGCCCTCCCTGGTCCTGAAGTCCGCCCAGCACGGCAAGAAGATCACGGCCAAGGTGACCGCACACCGCCCGGGCCACCTCGACGGAAAGGCGACGAGCAAGGCGACCGGAACCGTCACCCGCTAG
- a CDS encoding GNAT family N-acetyltransferase — protein MDMEAVHPSAPSPIQFRDIPEAGIDRALSLAYLAFHQSPEDEKRKHNHDLLLGCTRVGAYDGDELVGFLAAFPFTVSVPGGELPCPGITFVSVAPTHRRRGVLSGMIAELFAKAVAEASPIAALWASEDAIYGRFGFGVATYGNTVEIDSRRPLALRIAPDDRPLRLVDPSDVPDLLGPYYDRTRADRPGRLARTEAWWREEWMVTEDEEDDELSPPRIVTLGTPGSPGSPVGPGTPGSPPPGIAGYAIYRTKARDDAPGLVRLDDLEADTPAAAAALWRYLASIDLTGVVQAWGRPLDDPLLLFAADRDQVRVTGQFPGLWVRLVDVRAALTARSWAAPVDVVIDVRDDHLPANAGRHRLTASPDGCTYERTDRPADLTLDVRDLAAAYLGGTGTDALVRAGLAQEHTPGTTAALDAALRTARLPHTVDEF, from the coding sequence ATGGATATGGAAGCCGTCCACCCCTCCGCCCCCTCCCCCATTCAGTTCCGCGACATCCCCGAGGCGGGCATCGACCGTGCCCTCTCCCTCGCGTACCTCGCCTTCCACCAGAGCCCGGAGGACGAGAAGCGCAAGCACAACCACGACCTGCTGCTCGGCTGCACCCGCGTCGGCGCCTACGACGGTGACGAACTCGTCGGATTCCTCGCGGCGTTCCCCTTCACGGTCTCCGTCCCCGGCGGTGAACTGCCCTGCCCGGGCATCACGTTCGTCTCCGTGGCGCCGACGCACCGGCGCCGCGGCGTGCTCTCCGGGATGATCGCGGAGCTGTTCGCGAAGGCGGTGGCCGAGGCCTCGCCGATCGCCGCGCTGTGGGCCTCGGAGGACGCCATCTACGGCAGGTTCGGCTTCGGCGTGGCCACCTACGGCAACACCGTGGAGATCGACTCCCGCCGCCCGCTGGCCCTGCGCATCGCCCCGGACGACCGCCCGCTGCGCCTGGTCGACCCGTCCGACGTCCCGGATCTCCTCGGCCCGTACTACGACCGCACCCGCGCCGACCGCCCCGGCCGCCTCGCCCGCACCGAGGCATGGTGGCGCGAGGAGTGGATGGTGACGGAGGACGAGGAGGACGACGAACTGTCCCCGCCCCGCATCGTCACCCTCGGCACACCCGGCAGCCCCGGCAGCCCTGTCGGCCCCGGCACCCCCGGCAGCCCGCCCCCCGGGATAGCCGGTTACGCGATCTACCGCACGAAGGCCCGCGACGACGCCCCCGGCCTCGTCCGCCTCGACGACCTGGAGGCGGACACCCCCGCCGCGGCCGCCGCCCTCTGGCGCTATCTCGCCTCGATCGACCTGACGGGTGTCGTCCAGGCCTGGGGCCGGCCCCTGGACGACCCGCTGCTGCTCTTCGCCGCCGACCGCGACCAGGTGCGCGTCACGGGCCAGTTCCCCGGGCTGTGGGTCCGCCTCGTCGACGTGCGCGCCGCGCTGACCGCCCGCTCCTGGGCGGCCCCGGTCGACGTGGTCATCGACGTACGCGACGACCACCTCCCCGCCAACGCGGGCCGCCACCGCCTGACGGCGTCCCCCGACGGCTGTACGTACGAGAGGACGGACCGCCCGGCGGACCTCACCCTCGACGTACGCGACCTGGCCGCCGCCTACCTCGGCGGGACGGGGACCGACGCCCTGGTCCGCGCGGGCCTCGCCCAGGAGCACACGCCGGGCACGACCGCGGCACTGGACGCGGCGCTGCGCACGGCCCGGCTGCCCCACACCGTGGACGAGTTCTAG
- a CDS encoding DsbA family protein, which translates to MAVHKAGRKAGRVATAVAAAALIGVAASACGPDEDNGGGAEKSSSSAPESKGPGTKGPESKAPGSDVPASVKGGVITVGDPKAEHTVKVYEDSRCPFCRKFEEGGAQALVGPVADGKVKVEYVIASFLDKNLGGSGSVNAANALRASVEAGKFPQYHAAVFANQPAEETDDAYTPAFLLKIADKVDGLRGGAFDKAVTNGTYKKWVGEAMTTFSEDGVQSTPTVLIDGEKSEGEALYDQGEFAKQLKAAGIS; encoded by the coding sequence ATGGCCGTACACAAGGCCGGGCGCAAGGCCGGGCGCGTCGCCACCGCCGTGGCCGCCGCGGCGCTGATCGGGGTGGCCGCGTCCGCCTGTGGTCCCGACGAGGACAACGGCGGTGGCGCCGAGAAGTCCTCGTCCTCCGCGCCCGAGTCCAAGGGGCCCGGGACCAAGGGGCCCGAGTCCAAGGCGCCCGGGTCCGACGTGCCCGCCTCGGTGAAGGGCGGCGTCATCACCGTCGGCGACCCGAAGGCCGAGCACACGGTCAAGGTCTACGAGGACTCGCGCTGCCCGTTCTGCCGGAAGTTCGAGGAGGGCGGGGCGCAGGCGCTGGTCGGGCCGGTGGCCGACGGCAAGGTCAAGGTCGAGTACGTGATCGCCTCGTTCCTCGACAAGAACCTCGGCGGCAGCGGCTCCGTGAACGCGGCGAACGCGCTGCGGGCCTCGGTGGAGGCGGGCAAGTTCCCGCAGTACCACGCCGCCGTGTTCGCCAACCAGCCGGCGGAGGAGACCGACGACGCCTACACCCCGGCATTCCTGCTGAAGATCGCCGACAAGGTCGACGGGCTGCGCGGCGGCGCCTTCGACAAGGCGGTCACCAACGGCACGTACAAGAAGTGGGTCGGCGAGGCGATGACGACCTTCAGCGAGGACGGGGTCCAGTCCACGCCCACCGTCCTCATCGACGGTGAGAAGTCCGAGGGGGAGGCGCTCTACGACCAGGGGGAGTTCGCCAAGCAGCTCAAGGCGGCCGGGATTTCCTGA
- a CDS encoding GNAT family N-acetyltransferase, whose amino-acid sequence MIRTATPADIPVIHALVRDLATYEKAPDEAKATEEQLREALFGERPAAFAHIAQDDASGDVVGFSLWFLNFSTWRGVHGIYLEDLYVRPEARGGGHGKALLTELARICVERGYERLEWSVLDWNEPSINFYQALGARPQDEWTVYRLTDDALTSLGSPPAAS is encoded by the coding sequence ATGATTCGTACCGCCACACCGGCCGACATCCCCGTCATCCACGCGCTGGTCCGCGACCTCGCCACGTACGAGAAGGCGCCCGACGAGGCGAAGGCCACCGAGGAGCAGCTGCGTGAGGCGCTGTTCGGGGAGCGGCCCGCCGCGTTCGCGCACATCGCGCAGGACGACGCGAGCGGTGACGTGGTGGGCTTCTCCCTGTGGTTCCTCAACTTCTCGACGTGGCGGGGCGTGCACGGGATCTACCTGGAGGACCTGTACGTGCGTCCTGAGGCGCGCGGCGGCGGGCACGGCAAGGCGCTTCTCACCGAACTCGCGCGCATCTGCGTGGAGCGCGGTTACGAGCGCCTGGAGTGGTCGGTCCTCGACTGGAACGAGCCGTCGATCAACTTCTACCAGGCGCTCGGCGCGCGCCCCCAGGACGAGTGGACCGTGTACCGGCTGACGGACGACGCGCTCACCTCGCTCGGCTCGCCGCCCGCCGCGTCCTAG